A genome region from Sulfurospirillum tamanense includes the following:
- a CDS encoding homocitrate synthase/isopropylmalate synthase family protein, producing MKAINDTTLRDGEQAPYVAFNTKEKIAIAMGLDACGADELEVGIPAMGKQECEDIATIASLGLRARVMAWCRAHPKDVEAALTCKLSAINLSIPVSDMLISVKYKRGKDELFENLERAIALAKREGMFINIGGEDSSRASETFLREVIGFAKDLGADRFRFCDTVGILTPTKTYKIVSSLSHLLPIEMHTHNDFGMATANAIAGLEAGAVSVNTTVVGLGERAGNASFEQTLMALKHLFSEPRIVEQQALKSLVHTVCDAARMHVSPNAPIVGDRIFAHESGIHVSGMLKNDQAYEPFSPEEVGATREYPIGKHSGSAALMYHLDALGVCALKENCTGLLPKLRRIITRRKVVLAPEELRKLYTKYAPCTPSVG from the coding sequence ATGAAAGCCATCAACGATACCACCTTACGTGATGGCGAACAAGCGCCCTATGTGGCCTTTAACACCAAAGAAAAAATCGCCATCGCCATGGGACTTGATGCGTGTGGGGCGGATGAACTGGAAGTGGGCATCCCCGCCATGGGCAAGCAAGAGTGCGAAGACATCGCGACCATCGCAAGCCTTGGGCTTCGCGCGCGTGTCATGGCGTGGTGCCGTGCCCACCCCAAAGACGTGGAAGCCGCCCTTACATGTAAGCTCTCCGCCATCAACCTTTCCATCCCCGTCTCAGACATGCTCATCAGCGTCAAATACAAACGGGGTAAAGACGAACTTTTTGAAAATTTAGAACGCGCCATTGCCCTTGCCAAGCGCGAGGGGATGTTTATCAACATCGGAGGCGAAGACAGCTCCCGCGCTAGCGAAACCTTTTTGCGCGAAGTCATCGGCTTTGCCAAAGACTTAGGCGCAGACCGTTTTCGTTTTTGCGACACGGTAGGCATCCTCACTCCCACAAAAACCTACAAAATTGTCAGTTCCCTCTCGCACCTTCTGCCCATCGAAATGCACACCCACAATGACTTTGGCATGGCCACCGCCAACGCCATCGCAGGACTAGAAGCAGGCGCGGTGAGCGTGAACACCACCGTCGTTGGTCTTGGAGAGCGCGCGGGCAATGCCTCCTTTGAACAAACTCTTATGGCACTCAAACACCTTTTCAGCGAACCACGCATCGTCGAACAACAGGCACTAAAATCCCTCGTGCACACCGTGTGCGACGCCGCGCGTATGCACGTTTCGCCCAACGCACCCATCGTCGGGGATCGGATTTTTGCCCACGAATCAGGCATACATGTAAGCGGTATGCTCAAAAATGACCAAGCCTATGAGCCTTTTTCGCCCGAAGAAGTGGGTGCGACAAGGGAGTATCCCATCGGCAAACACAGCGGTTCAGCGGCACTCATGTACCACCTTGACGCCCTTGGCGTGTGTGCGCTAAAAGAGAATTGCACAGGGCTTTTACCTAAGCTTCGACGCATCATCACGCGACGCAAAGTGGTTTTAGCTCCCGAAGAATTGCGCAAGCTTTACACCAAGTACGCCCCATGTACCCCATCCGTTGGCTAA
- a CDS encoding DJ-1/PfpI family protein encodes MAKKILFIVGDYVEDYEVMVPFQALGAVGHSVVAVCPDKKAGDFIRTAIHDFEGDQTYSEKPGHNFTLNGTFADIVPESFDALVIPGGRAPEYLRLNEEVLSIVRYFSSANKPIAAICHGAQLLAAADVLKGKSCSAYPACAPEVTKAGGTYKALEVTQATVDGNLVTAPAWPAHPEWIAKFLDVLGTKITH; translated from the coding sequence ATGGCAAAGAAAATTTTGTTTATCGTTGGCGATTATGTCGAGGATTACGAAGTAATGGTTCCCTTTCAAGCCCTTGGGGCAGTCGGACACTCGGTTGTTGCGGTGTGCCCTGATAAAAAAGCAGGGGATTTTATCCGCACGGCCATCCATGATTTTGAAGGTGACCAAACCTACAGCGAAAAACCTGGGCACAACTTTACACTCAATGGCACTTTTGCAGACATCGTGCCTGAAAGTTTTGATGCCCTCGTCATCCCTGGTGGTCGCGCGCCCGAATACTTGCGCCTCAACGAAGAGGTGCTAAGCATCGTGCGCTATTTTTCCTCCGCCAACAAGCCTATCGCCGCTATTTGCCACGGAGCACAACTCCTTGCTGCAGCAGATGTGCTCAAAGGCAAAAGTTGCTCTGCTTACCCCGCATGCGCCCCTGAAGTCACCAAGGCAGGCGGCACCTACAAAGCTCTCGAAGTCACCCAAGCTACGGTAGATGGCAACCTCGTCACTGCGCCCGCGTGGCCAGCCCACCCCGAATGGATTGCCAAATTTTTAGACGTTCTTGGCACCAAAATCACCCACTAA
- a CDS encoding ArsR/SmtB family transcription factor, whose amino-acid sequence MPKLIRSCCENGSVLEEILAELPSEEEVSESAMFFQALSDPTRLKIVLALTRYEMCVGEIANMLGLSPSNTSHQLKILRLAKIVTYTKEGQMYFYRLRHPFIETLMGGVFKTV is encoded by the coding sequence GTGCCTAAACTCATTCGTTCGTGTTGTGAAAACGGAAGTGTGCTAGAAGAGATTTTAGCCGAGCTTCCTAGCGAAGAAGAGGTGAGCGAATCAGCCATGTTTTTTCAAGCCCTTAGTGACCCCACGCGCTTAAAAATCGTCCTTGCCCTCACGCGCTACGAGATGTGTGTGGGGGAAATTGCCAACATGCTTGGCCTTTCGCCCTCCAACACCTCCCACCAGCTCAAAATCCTGCGTCTTGCTAAGATTGTGACGTACACCAAGGAGGGGCAGATGTATTTTTACCGCTTAAGGCATCCTTTTATAGAAACCCTTATGGGCGGTGTATTTAAGACTGTTTAG
- a CDS encoding FprA family A-type flavoprotein — MNPIAIAKDIYFIGVFDPDIRTFDIIMKAANGSSYNAYLIKTSQGVIVVDTVKKEFQEAFFANLEALCSYEEIRYVIVHHIEPDHSGALPELITRAPQAKVLIAPQASMMLGALTHKEHMVFETVWTNKTLRLGEKTLTFLSTPYLHWPETLSTYVSEDKLLFSGDVFGAHYCDPRLFDDKVGDFSYAYAYYYDHIMRPFKRYVASALALYDRFEIACIAPLHGPILRHNPRHYIDQYRAWSAPLHAPHKTLTIFYLTSYKNTYEMAQAIMRGSEQTEGLITRIYDLAALEEANMLALLDQSDGFLIGTPTINGDAPKPVWDLLSCLMFLGKEGKCAGTFGSYGWSGEAIEHVLARLKHLKLRVPPLEHPKVKLIPTKADLEMCEAYGKEFGEVVMGKMIEMTLED; from the coding sequence ATGAACCCCATAGCCATCGCCAAAGATATCTATTTTATTGGTGTCTTTGACCCCGATATTCGCACCTTTGACATCATCATGAAAGCCGCCAATGGCTCTTCGTACAACGCCTATCTCATCAAAACTTCGCAAGGCGTCATCGTCGTTGACACGGTGAAAAAAGAGTTCCAAGAGGCCTTTTTTGCCAACCTTGAAGCCCTCTGTTCGTACGAGGAGATTCGCTACGTCATTGTTCACCACATCGAACCTGACCACTCAGGCGCATTGCCTGAACTCATCACCCGCGCACCCCAAGCAAAAGTGCTCATCGCGCCCCAAGCGAGCATGATGTTAGGTGCGCTGACCCACAAAGAACACATGGTGTTTGAAACGGTCTGGACCAACAAAACCTTACGTTTGGGCGAAAAAACCTTGACTTTTTTATCCACGCCTTACTTACACTGGCCCGAAACCCTGAGCACCTACGTGAGCGAAGATAAACTGCTTTTTAGTGGCGATGTGTTTGGGGCCCATTACTGCGACCCGCGCTTGTTTGATGACAAGGTGGGGGATTTTTCCTACGCGTATGCCTATTATTATGACCACATTATGCGCCCGTTTAAACGCTACGTTGCCAGTGCGTTGGCGTTGTATGACCGCTTTGAGATTGCTTGCATCGCGCCGCTTCATGGGCCAATCTTGCGCCACAATCCGCGCCACTACATAGACCAATACCGCGCATGGAGCGCGCCGCTTCATGCACCCCACAAAACCCTCACCATCTTTTACCTCACGAGCTACAAAAACACTTACGAGATGGCGCAAGCCATCATGCGAGGGAGCGAACAAACTGAGGGACTCATCACGCGCATTTACGATTTGGCCGCTTTAGAAGAAGCCAATATGCTTGCTCTTTTAGACCAAAGTGACGGTTTTTTAATCGGCACTCCCACCATCAACGGCGACGCGCCCAAACCTGTGTGGGACTTGCTTTCGTGCTTGATGTTTTTAGGCAAAGAAGGCAAATGCGCCGGGACTTTTGGCTCTTACGGGTGGAGCGGCGAGGCTATTGAGCATGTATTGGCGCGCCTTAAACACCTCAAACTGCGTGTCCCGCCCTTAGAACACCCCAAGGTCAAGCTCATCCCCACCAAAGCAGACTTGGAAATGTGTGAGGCCTATGGCAAAGAGTTTGGGGAAGTGGTGATGGGAAAAATGATTGAGATGACGCTAGAGGACTAA
- a CDS encoding GNAT family N-acetyltransferase, translated as MYPIRWLTDFAPLHALCQQEGWLGDAYERAPLQATALAFGAFDGSTCIGAITGFLHEKSAWISHFVVAPSHRGKGLGRKLFEHLLGILENESDSLYLHAEPKMEAFYASFGFYSSHSVTRYFRASNTPTFFFQPGQDFKPATLSLKLRMHDANAFGERRNLFLEHTLSHPSSLIFSTPSGYLHSRMMEGEYLFLGPWVMEKKEDAEDFLKALLFFRGAKPIFADAPALPHIASLYERYGFVAKGTTVHMQKGDPLPLAHKRIYAYGSTGVCG; from the coding sequence ATGTACCCCATCCGTTGGCTAACAGATTTTGCACCTCTTCACGCTTTGTGTCAGCAAGAAGGATGGCTAGGGGATGCGTATGAACGGGCTCCCCTTCAAGCCACCGCACTAGCTTTTGGTGCCTTTGATGGGTCTACATGTATCGGGGCTATCACGGGGTTTTTGCACGAAAAAAGCGCGTGGATTAGCCACTTTGTGGTAGCCCCTTCCCATCGAGGCAAAGGCCTTGGGCGCAAGCTTTTTGAGCACCTTTTGGGGATTTTGGAAAACGAATCAGACTCCCTTTACTTGCATGCAGAGCCTAAAATGGAGGCGTTTTATGCCTCTTTTGGTTTTTACTCCTCCCACAGCGTTACCCGTTACTTTCGCGCTTCCAACACCCCAACTTTTTTCTTTCAACCCGGCCAAGATTTCAAACCCGCCACCCTTTCTTTGAAATTGCGCATGCACGACGCCAACGCTTTTGGTGAGCGGCGAAACCTCTTTTTAGAACACACCCTAAGCCATCCCAGTAGCCTCATTTTCTCCACTCCTTCGGGCTACTTGCATTCGCGGATGATGGAGGGCGAGTACCTGTTTTTGGGCCCGTGGGTGATGGAAAAAAAAGAAGACGCGGAAGATTTTCTCAAAGCCTTACTCTTCTTTCGCGGAGCCAAGCCCATCTTCGCGGACGCGCCCGCCCTACCCCACATCGCTTCACTATACGAGCGTTACGGATTTGTCGCCAAAGGCACCACGGTACACATGCAAAAAGGTGACCCGCTACCTTTGGCCCACAAACGCATTTATGCCTACGGGAGCACAGGAGTGTGTGGATGA
- a CDS encoding heavy metal transport/detoxification protein, with amino-acid sequence MLKRFQANNINCQNCANTILVSLEDDFGDIEVDLSKTPREVSVELADEAAEAAFKAEMSSLGFDVIAEVTGA; translated from the coding sequence ATGTTAAAACGGTTTCAGGCGAACAACATCAACTGCCAAAATTGTGCCAATACGATTTTGGTTTCTTTAGAGGATGATTTTGGGGATATCGAGGTAGACTTGTCTAAGACGCCTCGTGAAGTCAGTGTGGAGTTGGCAGATGAAGCCGCAGAGGCGGCCTTTAAGGCCGAAATGTCCTCTTTGGGGTTTGATGTCATCGCCGAGGTTACGGGTGCCTAA
- a CDS encoding heavy metal translocating P-type ATPase, with translation MATKTLHVNISGMTCVNCSNAVEKVTKKLPGVENVQVSFASSEGEFVYDTDKVSSEQIINKIKKLGYGVMKDTAALEAQKVKELTTLKYTLWLAMALSAGVMGLEKFMPFGAHNVWTVWVLASIAQFYAGARFYTHAYGALKNGSYDMNVLIALGTSAAYFYSVSVMLFGDAFPESMRFVYFDGAVMIIAFVLLGKYLEERSKAKATNTLKHLMDLSPKQARVLGEDATESMVGVEALRVGDVVIVKSGEAIPCDGKIIEGSAEIDTSMLTGESLPVHKKEGEDVVAGTISKAGYIKVRVGKPAHATMLASIVSLLSEAQNQKMPIGRFADKVSNIFVPTVMLISLVTLLGWWFFTGNVLFAFLASVSVLIISCPCALGLATPIAIVSAVGKGAKHGILIKNPEVLEILKSVKYAVFDKTGTLTKGEIAVSHSSVNDDALLGLIGCVEARSEHPISKAVVAHVQRLGVTLSHEVDAFEVLAGLGVQGKAGGHAVAVGSEAFLESLGVEVSKATKMLMQEAQRGAKGAIVAAVNGVEVGCFVLEDTLKEEAKEVIAYLKHQGITPVMLTGDHEATAKSVAEKLGIDLVYAEVLPHQKHAQIEAFQKEAKVLFVGDGINDSPSLKQADIGIALNSGSDIAKDAGDIVLVGNDLRMVKGALVLSRQTMRVIKQNLFWAFIYNILGIPLAAGLFYPWTGWLLTPMYAGMAMSVSSVTVVLNALRLKLLKI, from the coding sequence ATGGCAACGAAAACCTTACATGTAAACATCTCCGGCATGACGTGCGTCAACTGTTCCAATGCAGTGGAAAAAGTGACCAAAAAACTTCCTGGTGTGGAAAACGTACAAGTGAGTTTTGCTTCTTCGGAGGGCGAGTTTGTTTATGACACAGACAAGGTAAGCAGCGAGCAAATCATCAATAAAATCAAAAAACTAGGCTATGGTGTTATGAAAGACACCGCTGCTCTTGAAGCCCAAAAAGTCAAAGAACTCACTACGCTCAAATACACCCTATGGCTTGCTATGGCCTTGAGTGCTGGGGTAATGGGGCTAGAAAAATTTATGCCCTTTGGTGCGCACAATGTCTGGACGGTGTGGGTGTTGGCTTCCATCGCACAGTTTTATGCGGGTGCGCGGTTTTATACCCATGCGTATGGAGCGTTAAAAAACGGTAGTTATGATATGAATGTGCTCATTGCTTTAGGTACGAGTGCGGCTTATTTTTACTCGGTGAGTGTGATGCTTTTTGGGGATGCTTTTCCTGAATCCATGCGGTTTGTTTACTTTGATGGCGCGGTGATGATCATCGCCTTTGTGCTGCTTGGTAAGTATTTGGAAGAGCGCTCCAAGGCCAAGGCGACCAACACGCTTAAGCACCTCATGGACCTTTCTCCTAAACAGGCTCGTGTTTTGGGAGAGGATGCCACAGAATCCATGGTGGGCGTAGAAGCCTTGCGCGTAGGAGATGTGGTCATCGTCAAATCAGGCGAAGCCATCCCGTGCGATGGGAAAATCATCGAAGGAAGTGCGGAGATAGACACCTCCATGCTTACGGGCGAGTCGTTGCCAGTGCACAAAAAAGAGGGTGAGGACGTGGTGGCAGGAACCATTAGTAAAGCGGGCTACATCAAGGTGCGCGTGGGCAAACCCGCCCATGCGACCATGCTTGCTAGCATCGTGTCGCTACTTAGCGAAGCGCAAAACCAAAAGATGCCCATCGGACGCTTTGCGGATAAAGTGTCAAACATTTTTGTACCCACGGTGATGCTCATCTCTCTTGTGACCTTGCTAGGATGGTGGTTTTTTACGGGCAACGTGCTATTTGCTTTTTTGGCGAGCGTGTCGGTGCTTATCATCTCGTGCCCGTGCGCGTTGGGACTTGCTACGCCCATCGCTATCGTTTCAGCGGTAGGAAAAGGGGCAAAACACGGCATTCTCATCAAAAATCCCGAAGTACTTGAGATTTTAAAGTCGGTCAAATACGCCGTATTTGACAAAACAGGCACCCTTACCAAAGGTGAAATTGCCGTGAGTCACAGTAGCGTCAACGACGACGCACTGTTGGGGTTGATTGGGTGTGTGGAAGCCAGAAGCGAACATCCTATCTCTAAAGCCGTTGTGGCGCACGTGCAACGCCTGGGTGTCACTCTCTCCCATGAAGTGGACGCTTTTGAAGTGCTTGCAGGTCTTGGCGTGCAAGGCAAAGCGGGAGGCCACGCGGTGGCGGTGGGGTCAGAAGCTTTTTTGGAATCTTTGGGTGTGGAAGTTTCCAAGGCCACAAAAATGCTCATGCAAGAGGCGCAACGAGGCGCCAAAGGAGCGATTGTTGCGGCGGTGAATGGCGTGGAAGTGGGGTGTTTTGTGTTAGAAGACACCCTTAAAGAAGAAGCTAAAGAAGTCATCGCGTACCTAAAACACCAAGGTATCACGCCCGTGATGCTCACAGGTGACCACGAAGCAACGGCTAAAAGTGTGGCAGAAAAGCTGGGCATTGACCTTGTGTATGCCGAAGTATTGCCTCACCAAAAGCACGCGCAAATTGAAGCGTTTCAAAAGGAAGCCAAGGTGCTGTTTGTGGGAGATGGGATTAATGATTCGCCCTCTTTAAAGCAAGCGGACATTGGTATCGCGCTAAATTCGGGTTCAGACATCGCTAAAGATGCGGGAGACATCGTCCTAGTGGGCAATGACTTGCGCATGGTCAAAGGTGCTTTAGTGCTTTCGCGTCAAACCATGCGTGTCATCAAACAAAACCTCTTTTGGGCGTTTATCTACAACATCCTTGGCATTCCCCTTGCCGCGGGACTTTTTTACCCGTGGACAGGCTGGTTACTCACGCCCATGTACGCAGGGATGGCCATGAGTGTGAGTTCAGTGACCGTGGTATTAAATGCGTTGCGGTTGAAATTGTTGAAGATATAA
- the nifB gene encoding nitrogenase cofactor biosynthesis protein NifB yields the protein MSCSSSPAKGLPKDVEALVNNHPCYNEEAHHHYARIHVAVAPACNIQCNYCNRKYDCSNESRPGVTSERVSPEEAIKKVLHVGAAIPQLSVVGIAGPGDALANPKATFETFGYLNRYAPDLKLCISTNGLALIDHIDALKAHNVHHVTVTINSVDESGEIGAKIYPWIYHDHKRYRGVEAAQLLLKRQLEGIKACAEAGILVKANSVLIPHINDKHLGEVAKVLRDLGVFLHNVMPLISKKEYGTKFGLEGIPSASSKALMKAQEACGTDMKLMKHCRQCRADAVGLINQDRKDEFGKESFNALSIEELANAYDITKRQETHAKIETWRRALKGANARLEAQKIPSLLVAVTSAGQGLINQHFGAANEFLIYEVDSKGVRFSHHRKVETQYCHGPSACGNNPMDEIAKTLEDIDLIVTAKIGPCPKASLERYRIQISEEYAHEPIEASLLKAAKAFVPFAEEKVG from the coding sequence CGCTCCTGCGTGCAACATTCAGTGTAATTACTGCAACCGCAAATACGACTGCTCTAATGAAAGCCGCCCAGGGGTCACGAGCGAACGCGTAAGCCCTGAAGAAGCCATCAAAAAAGTTTTACATGTAGGCGCCGCCATCCCACAACTAAGCGTCGTAGGCATCGCAGGACCTGGAGACGCGCTAGCTAACCCCAAAGCAACCTTTGAAACCTTTGGCTATCTCAACCGCTACGCGCCTGATTTGAAACTGTGCATCTCCACCAACGGCCTTGCCCTCATCGACCACATCGACGCACTCAAAGCCCACAACGTCCACCACGTCACCGTGACTATCAACAGCGTGGATGAAAGTGGCGAGATTGGCGCAAAAATCTACCCGTGGATTTACCACGACCACAAGCGTTACCGTGGCGTTGAAGCGGCACAACTCCTCCTCAAACGCCAACTTGAAGGCATTAAAGCGTGCGCGGAAGCGGGTATCTTGGTCAAAGCCAACTCGGTGCTCATCCCCCACATCAACGACAAACACCTCGGCGAAGTGGCTAAAGTCTTGCGAGACCTTGGGGTCTTTTTGCACAACGTCATGCCGCTCATCTCCAAAAAAGAGTACGGCACCAAATTTGGCCTTGAGGGCATCCCTAGCGCTTCCTCAAAAGCGTTAATGAAAGCCCAAGAAGCGTGTGGCACGGACATGAAACTCATGAAACACTGCCGCCAATGCCGCGCAGACGCAGTAGGACTCATCAACCAAGACCGCAAAGACGAGTTTGGCAAAGAGTCCTTCAATGCCCTTTCCATCGAAGAGCTGGCCAACGCCTACGACATCACCAAACGCCAAGAAACCCACGCCAAAATCGAAACGTGGCGGCGTGCTTTGAAAGGCGCAAACGCACGCTTGGAAGCTCAAAAAATTCCCTCCTTGCTTGTGGCTGTCACCTCCGCGGGCCAAGGGCTCATCAACCAACACTTTGGCGCAGCGAACGAGTTTTTGATTTACGAAGTAGACAGCAAAGGCGTGCGCTTTTCTCACCACCGCAAGGTCGAAACCCAATACTGCCATGGGCCAAGCGCATGCGGCAACAACCCCATGGACGAGATTGCCAAAACCCTGGAAGACATCGACCTCATCGTTACGGCCAAGATTGGCCCGTGTCCCAAAGCGTCGCTGGAGCGTTACCGCATCCAAATCAGCGAAGAGTACGCCCATGAGCCTATCGAGGCCTCGCTTCTTAAAGCCGCTAAAGCCTTCGTGCCTTTTGCGGAAGAAAAGGTCGGTTAA